A stretch of Vigna angularis cultivar LongXiaoDou No.4 chromosome 4, ASM1680809v1, whole genome shotgun sequence DNA encodes these proteins:
- the LOC108332058 gene encoding BURP domain protein RD22 has protein sequence MEFHCLALFFSLIVILMAAQAALPPEVYWERMLPNTPIPKVIRDFSKLDGAKEISSQEKFPYFYTYGIKKKELQDGFPYFYTYGIKKKELQDGVREISSQEKFPYFYGYGIKKNELEDGVREISSQDSFVSIDGVKKNQFQDDSKEIPAQDETTYDPQSKENAVLRGIGPVANHHHHDHSKPSLFFLEEGLRRGTKLDVQFPKRKIVTPLLPREITEHLPFSSEKINEILEILSVKPDSKNAENVEETLKICEEPAMNGEEKHCATSVESMVDFVTSKLGNNAHVTSTEIESKSQKFIVKDGVKILAEEEIIACHPMNYPYVVFYCHKISNSTAHFIPLEGEDGTRVKAVAVCHKDTSEWDPNNIAFQVLKVKPGTGSVCHFFPDGHLIWYAK, from the exons ACTGGGAAAGGATGCTTCCAAACACACCAATCCCCAAAGTAATCAGAGATTTTTCCAAGCTAG ATGGTGCCAAAGAGATTTCATCACAAGAGAAATTCCCTTACTTCTATACCTATGGTATTAAGAAAAAGGAATTACAAGATGGTTTCCCTTACTTCTATACCTATGGTATTAAGAAAAAGGAATTACAAGATGGTGTCAGAGAGATTTCATCACAAGAGAAATTCCCTTACTTCTATGGCTATGGtattaagaaaaatgaattagaaGATGGTGTCAGAGAGATTTCATCACAAGACAGTTTTGTTTCCATAGATGGTGTAAAGAAAAATCAGTTCCAAGATGATTCCAAAGAAATTCCAGCGCAAGATGAGACAACTTATGACCCTCAATCGAAGGAAAATGCTGTTCTTCGAGGGATAGGCCCAGTTGctaatcatcatcatcatgatcACTCAAAACCAAGTCTATTTTTCTTAGAAGAAGGATTGAGGCGGGGCACAAAATTGGATGTGCAGTTccctaaaagaaaaattgtaacCCCGTTGTTGCCCCGAGAAATTACAGAACACTTACCATTCTCATCagaaaagataaatgaaatattagaGATTTTGTCTGTGAAGCCAGATTCTAAGAATGCTGAGAATGTGGAGGAAACTCTGAAGATCTGTGAAGAGCCTGCAATGAATGGTGAAGAAAAACACTGTGCAACTTCAGTAGAATCCATGGTAGACTTTGTCACTTCTAAACTTGGCAATAACGCCCATGTTACTTCTACAGAAATTGAAAGCAAGTCCCAAAAGTTCATAGTTAAAGATGGAGTGAAGATTTTAGCAGAAGAAGAGATAATTGCATGTCACCCAATGAATTACCCATATGTTGTGTTTTACTGCCATAAGATATCAAATAGCACTGCACATTTTATACCATTGGAGGGAGAAGATGGAACAAGGGTTAAAGCTGTAGCAGTGTGCCACAAAGACACGTCAGAATGGGATCCAAACAATATTGCATTCCAAGTTCTCAAAGTCAAGCCTGGGACCGGTTCTGTGTGTCATTTTTTCCCTGACGGTCATCTTATTTGGTATGCTAAATAG